In Tumebacillus amylolyticus, the genomic stretch TTACAGCTGTGTGATAAGATAAAAAAAGACCGCAGATGCGTCAACATCTACGGTCGGCACAACAGTGGATGCCCACAAGGGCGTCGGCTCTTACAGGTTGCTACAAACAAGATGTAGACCTCCCGTGGCCAGGAAAGCACAAGGGAGGTCTACTTTTTTCTCGTCACGCGAACCAGAATCTCTACGTTAAAGAACCACGCTTTGATCTTGCTCACAAACTCGAATTTTTTCATCCGCTCACCCCCTTTCTATCGGGGAGTGAGCCGACCTACCTTGGGTGCTTATCCAGTTGTACTTCGAGAATTATACCACAGTGAATCTGGATTACCATCTTAAACGAAACAATAGATTCGCGTAGTCCTACTTAACTCTCATAGAAGAAGAGCACTCCCACGTGGGTGCTCTTTTTTTCGTACTCCTCTGCGCATAGAGCCGCAGTCGATTGGAAACGATTGGGGTGAGGAGGTGAAGCGTGATGCAGTTTGATTGGTGGGATATCTTGAGTCGAGTGGCGTTGGCGTTTCTCTTGGTCCTGCTTGCCACGCGGACGCTCGGCAAGAAAATGCTCCAAGGTCTGAGCTACCTCGACTTTATGGCGAGCATCACGCTCGGGGCGCTTACGGGAGCGATTGTGCTCGACCACAACTTGACCATCGCCGACCTCATCCTCGCCATCTCGTCTTTTACCGGACTCGTCCTGATCATGTCCTTTTTTCAACTCAAGATTCGCCGCGTTCGTCGCCTGCTTTCCGGTCTCCCGCTTGAAGTCATCCACGATGGCAAGATTCTGGAGCGGGAACTGCGAAAGTCGCGGATGACGATGGAGTTGTTGATGCAGCAACTGCGAATTCAAGGTGTTTTTAACATCGAAGACGTCAAGCAAGCCTATCTCGAAACCAATGGCAAACTCAGCGTTCTGTTACGTCCGCAAGCCTTGCCGTTGACCCTGGGGGACTTTCTCTCCCCAGACCCCCGGTTGCCCGAACAGCGTCATCCGGTGGAACTGATCGTCGACGGCGAAGTGCTCACACACAACTTGGAGCGCTGGGGATTCAACCTCGCGTGGCTGTTGCAAGAACTTGAACGCCAAGGGGCGCGGGACAGTGCGGACGTCGCGTATGCCATCCTCACTTCACAGAACAAGCTGTACGTCGATCTCTACCGCGATGACTTGCAGATGTGAAAAAAAGTTGCCTTTCGTCTCGGGACGAGGGCAACTTTTCTTGGGGTGCTATTCGGCAATTCCCACGCGGCAACGCAGGAAGTCGGTGCTTTGTAAGAGGTGGTATGTGAATTCGGCGGTATCTCCGGTCGTAATTCGCATGCCGCTTTCGGGGAGGGCATCCCGTTCCACACGATAGGTGCCGGTGGCGGGGCCTTCGGGGAGATACGTGGGGCACACGAGCGTCCAAGCAAGTTCAGGCTCCGACGAGGCAAGCAAACGATAGGCACGTTCATGGTCTTCTGCCGCCGCCGTCGAAGTGCGGCGTGTTTCGCTGGAACGATAGCGGAGGAGGTGCGGCTCCGACCGAGCTTGCAAAATGCCCGCCGTGCCCACCGACACGATCCGCTTCACACGCAATTCCCGCATCACATCCAAAATCACAGCCATGCTCTCAGAGAGCACCGTCCCGCCGTCTGTATTCAACGAGCAAAGCACGGCGTCCACGCCAGTCATCGCCCGAGTAACATCCTCGCGCGACCGCGCATCTCCCACTACAAAGCCAAGTCCCAAAACCTCACGCACGACTTCGACAGACTCGGCACTTCCGACAGACTCAGCACTTCCGAAAGCTTCAGCACTTCCGAAAGCTTCAGTACCCCCGAAAGCTTCAGTACCCCCGAAAGCTTCAGCACTCCCGAAAGCTTCAGCACTTCCGAAACCCTCAGCACTCCCGCTTGCTTCTATGAAATGCCGGGGCTGCATTTGTTCCCGCAACCACTCCGCTTTTTCCTCGCTTCTCACCAATGCAACTACTTCGTTCCCGTCTTGCAACGCAAGCCTTACAAGTTCGCGTCCTACGCGGCCCGTGGCTCCTAGGATCAACAGTTTCATCGTACTTTTCGATACCTCCACGCTTCATGGAACACAAGCGTCGGCTGCTTCTCCTCTCCAAAGTACGCAAACCGAATCAACCCTTGCGTCTTCGAGAGAAACACATCCTTCGCCAGCGCCTCAAATTCATGCTCCCGCCCCGAATCGGCGACACTCAACTTCCCGTCTCGCACATCGACTTCGTACTGCTCCACCGTGTCATCATAGACTCCGATCCAGTCCGCCCACTCGGCCGGATTCGCTTCATACACCGGAATTTCTCGTCGCCCGCGCACATGCCCGTTCAAAATAATGCCTCGAACCGGACTTTCATCTTCCACAGGGAACCCGACCGAGTACAAAGCTCCGTCGGCGTTTTGGGTGAAGTAGACGCGTTCCCGGAGAGGGGACAGCGTCATTTTTTCCCCGTGGATGTTCAGGAGGAGGTCGTGGCCCTCGGTCAGCACTTCGACGGGTCCATGCAAGTTGGAGAAGTACGTGCCTACATAGTGCGGCCACTCCGCAGAATTCGCGGCACTCTCGTCCACAACAGGCTCAGGTTCCGGCACAACCTCCCCGAACCGCAACACGTCAAACATCTCCAACCCTAACCCGTACAGCTGATCGCCGTTCCCCAGCACCACCAACCCAATCTGATCTTCCGGCGAAAACACAAGCAACGACTCATACTGGTTGCTAAACTGCCCAAAATGGTAAAAACGCACCTTGCCGCGCTTCGAATCTCGAAACCACGTCAACCCGCAAGCGAAGTCGCTCACCCGATACCCCGGCGTCTGCGGTGCTTGCATCTGCGACGGAATCGACCCGCCCTGCAAATGAAACCGAGCAAACTTCGCCAAGTCATTCGCGCTCGACATGCAATACCACGCCGGATAATTCGCAACTCCTTCCAAGAAAGTCCGACTCACTTCCCACGTGCCATCCGCCTTGCGAACATGCGGACGCGCAAGGGGGGAGGAGAGCGCAACCAACGGATCAAACGTCGTATTCGTCATCTCAAGCGGTTCAAACACCAACTCCTGCATGAGCTTCGAAAAGTGCGTGCCCGTCACCGCTTCGGCGACATACCCCGCGAGATTCAAATTGTGGTTGCTGTAATGATACCCCACACCGGGAGCGGACATCAGCGGAATCGTCGGCACATACTCGCGCACATAGCGCTCCAAACCCTCGGGATCACGCGACCCCATCGGTTCTCCTCCGGTGGGGAAGCCGCTTCGATGTGAGAGCAACAAACGCAACGTCAGGAGTTCGGCGGCACCGGGCTCACTCAATTCCAACCACGGCAGGTAGGTGCGAATCGGCATGTCCAAATCCAGCACGCCTCGCTCGACAAGTTGCAGAATCATCGTCCCCGTCAACGGCTTCGTCACCGACGCAATTCGAAAAAGCGTATCGGCCGTCACCGCCGGCGAATCCGCGAGTATGCTTTCCTGTCCGTAGCCTCGTGCGTAGAGAATTTCATCCCCGGAGACGACAGCGACGGCGGCGCCGGTGATGTGGTTTTTTTGCATATGAGATTCGACCATGGAGTCGAGTTTTGCGAGGGTATTGTGAGAGAGCATGAAGGGTCCTCCGACTTTCTTTGACTTATACTTGGTAGTATCCCATGATCTGGACATTTCTGGCAACCGGAGAGTAGCGGTTCGTCAGTTGTGCATTCACTTTTTTAACAAGTCATGATACCATGAGGGCATGAGTTTTTTGGACAGGGGGATTTGCTTGAAGGCGACCGCAACCAAGATCTTGCCTCATGGGATTCACGAGGTGTTCACGTTTGTCTCGAACCCGGACACCATGCACCGCTGGGTGGACGGCGTGTCCAACCCGCGCCGCACATCGGATGCAGAGCTCGGGGTGGGACTGACGTTCGCCACGCACTATGCGTTCAATGGGCGGCAGGCGGAGATCGACTATGTGATTACGGAGTTCGAAGCTCCGCATCGCTACGGCATCAAAGCAACGTCCGGCCCGTTCCCGTTTGCGAGCGAAGTTCTTCTCGAAGAAGTTCCCGAGGGCACCTCGATGACCTACACCATCGACGCCGGATCGGACAGCAAGGCGACGTCTGTGATTTTTGCTTTGTTCGGCCCGTTGTTGCGCAAGGCGATGGTCAAGCGCCTGCACCGACAATTGGAAGACCTCAAAGCTCTCGTATAAGCGAAAAAAAGCCCGGCTCCCAGTAGGAGAGCCGGACTTTTTTTGCTAAAATGGAATGTATCTAAAGCGAGGTGTTTCGGTTGCTACAACACGCAACAGAGCTACTGAAGAAATACTACGGCTATGATTCCTTCCGCAAAGGACAGGAGTCGATCATCGACAACATTTTGACAGGCCACGACACGCTCGGCATCATGCCGACCGGCGGCGGGAAGTCGATCTGCTACCAGATCCCGGCGCTGTGCTTCGACGGAATCACCCTCGTCATCTCCCCCCTCATCTCCCTCATGAAAGACCAAGTCGATGCTCTGCACAGCATCGGAATCCCTGCCGCCTACATCAACTCGTCCCTCTCCCAAGCCGAAGCTGACAACACCCTGCGCGCCGCGCGTTCGGGCGCTTACAAACTGCTCTACGTCGCACCGGAGCGACTGGATACGGAACGGTTCCGCTCGGAATTGCAGATGTTGCCCGTTTCGATGCTCGCCATCGACGAGGCGCACTGTATTTCGCAATGGGGTCATGATTTCCGACCGAGTTATTTGGCGGTGCCGAAGATTTTGGATTTGTTGCCGGAGCGTCCGCGTGTGACGGCGTTTACGGCGACGGCGACGCCGGAAGTTACGCGCGACATTACGAGGTTGCTGGGGATTGCGGGCAGCGATGTTTTTGTCACGGGGTTTAATCGGGAGAACTTGCGGTTTGCAATCTTGCGCGGCGAGAACAAGCGGGACTTCACGCTCGACTACCTGCGACGCAATCGCGACCAATCCGGTGTCATCTATGCCGCGACGCGCAAGGAAGTGGATCAGCTCTATGAGACGTTGACTGCATCGGGATTTGCAGTCGGGAAGTACCATGCGGGGCTGACCGACGAGGAGAAATCGAAGTGGCAAGACCAGTTCCTGTACGACGACGTGCGGATCATGGTGGCGACCAATGCGTTCGGGATGGGGATCGACAAATCGAACGTGCGCTATGTGTTGCACGTGAACATGCCGAAGAACATGGAGTCCTACTACCAAGAGGCCGGTCGTGCGGGCCGTGACGGGGAGCCGTCGGAGTGTATCTTGCTCTACCATGCGCAGGACGTGCAATTGCAGAAGTTCCTGATCGAGCAGTCGGTTTCGTCCCCGGAGCGCAAAGCGGGGGAGTACAAAAAACTCCAGAGCATGATCGACTTCTGCCACACGACGCAATGTCTGCGCAATGCGATCTTGGAGTACTTCGAAGACGAAATTCCCGAGCCGTGCGGAATTTGTTCGAACTGCCGCGACGATCGCGAGTTGCGGGATATGACGCGGGAGGCGCAGATGATTTTTTCCTGCATTCGTCGGATGCGCGAGCGGTTCGGCGCGGCGTTGGTTGCACAGGTTTTGAAAGGGTCGGCGAACAAAAAGGTCAAGCAGTTCAACTTCGACGAACTGCCGACGTACGGCCTGATGAAACAGTACAAGGAAAAGGAAATCTCCGACCTCATCCACGTCCTGACCGCCGAGGGGTACTTGGCGCTCAGCGAAGGGCAGTACCCGGTCGTGCGGTTGGAGCCCAAAGCGGTGCTCGTGTTGCAGGGGCAAGAGCAAGTCTTCCAACGCGTGCAGCCGGTGCGCGAGACGGTGTACCAGCGAGACGACACGCTGTTCGAACGCCTGCGGAATTTGCGCAAGGAGATCTCGCAGCACGAGAAAGTCCCGCCGTACATCATCTTCGCGGACAGCACGTTGCGCGAGATGGCAGACACCTGCCCGACGGACGAGCCCTCGCTGAGACGGATCAAAGGCGTCGGGGAAGCGAAAGTCGCAAAGTACGGGGAGCTCTTCCTCGAACTGCTGCAAGCGTATGCGAGGGAAAAAGGGTTCCAACCGTCTGCGGGCGGTGGGGGAGAGACGTCGTCATCAGGCTCAGGCTCCGGCACTGCTTCAGCCTCCGACGAGACCCCGAGTCACATGATCACCTACGATCTCTTCCAAGCGGGTCTCGACGTGGATGCCATCTGTACGGAACGCAATCTCAAAGCCCAAACCGTCCAAGACCACATCATCCGCGCCGTCACCGAAGGCCACGAAATCGACTGGACGCGCATCGTCTCCGCCGAGCATGAACCTCTCATCCACACCGCCATCGAAGACCTCGGCGCCGAAAAACTCCGCCCCCTGAAGGACGCCCTCCCCGAGGAAGTGGACTACTTCGCGATCAAAGCGGTGATTTGCAAACGGACGTTGTAACAAAAAAAGGAGCGGTCAGCATGATCTGACCCTCCTTTTTTCATTCGTTCTCTTCTCGATTCCGCTTCCGCTCAGCAAGGAGTTTACGGATGACTTCGATTTCCTTGGTTGCGGGTTTCATGATATCTTCCAGAAGCTTTTTTGCTAGGGGTCCTGCGGCTACATACTTCGGTTCAGAAGGCTTTTTCATGCAAGTCCTCCCTGATCACTGATTCGTATTTCTTACGATCAGTTTGATCAAAAAAGAACGGGGAAACACAAACTAGAAGAGATCTTCAAACTCTTCTTGCGATAACTCTCGAACCGTCGGCAACTTGAACGACATGGGCTGAGTATACTCGTCTACAACTTCGAACTGAATCGGAACGAATTCAAACTTCCTGTACCACTGAATCAACCAATCCGCTTTTACGGCACGCAAAAACAAATACCTGCACCCTAGGAATTGAGAGAGGTAAACAGTGCGCAAAATGATTTCGGTCAAAACTTCTGTTCCCACGCGATTTCTTTGAAAACGATGATCCACTGCCAGCATGGGGATCTCTACGGCTGGTACGCTCTGATCCTTTGACCCGATTTTCATTCGCTCTGTCTCGTTGATCTCCAGCTTTGAGCATTTGGAACTGTAATAGGCCACCACCACTCGACCCTTGCAAAGGACCCGAGTCTGCGAAAGTCCGCCGGCTTGGTCAAGAACGGCATCTCTGCGCAAGTATTCATCAAACTCCTCATAACCAGAAGAAAAGCCTTGGACATCGTGTTTGTCACGGTCCAAGACTTCCCATACAAAGCTATTCATGTTCATCTTGCGTCCTCACTTCCATGGCCCGTAATTCGCGAGACTTCAGCAAGTTCCGAATGACTTCAACTTCACGTGTGGCGGGTCGAGACAGGTCTTGACGAAAGAACTCTGCAAGCTCACCCGTTACTTGCAAGGGTAGAAATTCCTTGGATGACACTGCAACCGCCCCCTTTTCATGTACGTCCATTTTAACATAAAAAGACCGGGTATACCTCCCCGGTCTTTCCTCTTACAAATACCTCTCCTGCATCAACTTCACGTGATCCACGATGTTCTCCGACACATGGGGGATCGAGTACCCGACGAACAGCGGGGTGGTCGGGAAACGGGGGACGATTTTGCAGAGCAGGGTGCCGTCCAGTTCGTAGAAGAACAGGTTGTAGGAATTGCAGTTTTTGTTAAAATGGTTCATCACGTAGTCGACCGTCATCTGGATGTAGTCCGCCCAACTGTCCATCTGACTGCGATCTCGCAAGATCACGTTCCACTCGAAGAACCCGACACGCGGTTTCGTGGAGACGTTCAGCTCAACGCCCGGCTGCTGGTCAATCACCAAGCCCTCAAACTGCTCCCACGTCACATGCGTGCGGTAGTCCAGATGCTTCAACCCGACGATCTGCATGTGCGGGTGGCGAATCGAACCGCCGGAGAGGGGGCCGTGGTTTTTATAAAAAATCACCGAGCGAAACTCGCCGGTCGCTTCCATCGCTTCCCACTGCTCCACGCCAAACCGAATCAGCTTGTGCAGATGCTCACGGTCGTACTGCCACAGGTCCGACTCGCACTGGTCGGTCTCGATCAGCACCGTCTGCAGCGTGTCCCGCAACACGGGGAACTTGTTCTTGAGCAGGATGATCGAGTCTTGCTCCGCGATCACATCCTCCAGAGAGTCACGGTCGCAAAACGGACAGGCCGTCGTGCGGTTCATGATGCTGTTCGGTTTCTGTCTCCCGAGCATCGAATCAAAGTGTAGATGTGTATGGTTCATGTTCAAGATCACCTTTTCTCAACGATTTCTCGCCGGCCCTGTAGAACGGCAACGCCAGCAGGGTCAACCCTGCCAAGATGCCAAACACCACGGCTCCGTGGTCATACCCGAATCCATCTAGCAACAACCCGCCGGCCCACGGTCCGAGGCTCTGTCCAAGAAACTGCAACCCGGTCGCCCCGAAGTACACGCCGCGCAAACCCTCCGGCGCCAAGTCCGCTACGGCGACTTCCGATACGACAAAACACAGAATCTCGCCCACGGTGAACAACAACATTCCGAAAATCAACAGCCAAAGCGACTGAAACACCCCGAAACACACGAGGCTCAGCACAAAACTCACTCCGCCAAGCGTCACCGCCCGCATCGGCGAGAAGCGCGACGCCCACTTGCTCACGGGCGCTTGCAGGACCAACACCCCGACGGCGTTGGCGACCAGCAGATACGAAAACCATTGCACCCCGTTCGAGAAGTCGGGCGAGACGCCCAGATACTGCCCGAGCGTCGAATCCAGATGCGAGTACGCCGTGCAGACAAACGCCTGCCCGATCAACAAGTTCCGAAACACGCGGTCGCGCAACACAACTCGCAACGCCTCGCGCACCGTCACTTTTTTCGGCAGGTCTTGTGCCGCAGGACGAACGGACTGCTTTTTTCCTATCATAGCACACGAAATGAGAGTCCCATAGAGCAAATACACCCCCGCCGTCATGGTAAAAGGAGTCGTGCTCACCGTGCTTCCGGCGTACACACCCACCAACGGCCCCAGCGACGCCCCGAGATTGATCGCAAAGTAGCGCACGGAAAAAACGCGCAGGTGTTGCTCCTGCGGCGTCACATCGGCGAGCAACGCCCTCGCCGCCGGCTCAAACAAGTTCCGAAAAAGTCCGTTGAGCATCGAGCAGACCAGAAACACCCAGGTCTCCGTCGCCAACGCAAACCCCACGAAGACCAACACCATCGCCAACACCGACCCGACCATCACTGGAAACCGTCCCCAGCGGTCTGACAACCACCCGCCGACAAACGAACTCACCGTCCCGACCAACAGCCCCGCGCCGAGAATCGCGCCTACCGAACTCGCTTCCAACCCTTGTACATCATGCAAATAAATCGCCAAAAACGGGATCGTCATGAAATACACGCCCCGTGACAAAAACGTCCCGACCACCACCAACCACGCAACCGGATGCAACGACGAAAGTTTTCCTTCCATTCGCTTCCACTCCTCTCTTATAATCTTAATTGTAGAGAGGAACCGGAGAGGTGGCTTGGCAAGGGTTGCTTGCCGGGCACCGCAATTTTTGCCGAGTGGAGGGTGAGGGCGTGAGATATCTGAACTTGGAGCTGGGGCGCAGCAAGATCATGCTCACCCAGTTTGACCCGCATGGCTCAGACCCGAAGTTGCACGGGCACGGAGATGAATTTCAGATCTCCATCCCGCTGATCGGGGTGCCGTTGTTGGAACACGGCGATGCGCCGAAAGTCGCGAAATTGCCGGATTACGGGCGTTTCATCACCGCTCCGGGGGAGTTGCATCGGCATTTTGCCGGAGAGGGTGCGTCGCGGTTGTTGCTGATCAACTTCAAGCAGCGTTTTTTGGAAGACGTGTTGCAAGACCGACTGCACCACCTTCCGACGTCGCTTGAGTTTGCGCCGTGGAGCGAAGGGCCGAACGATGCCTTTCGAAAACTGGCGGAGCGGCTCATGAAAGTCTCGATGGCGGGCCCGTTCGATGTGGAAACGCAGGAGGTCGAGCTTGAACTGGCACAGGTCTTGCTCTCGGCGCAACCCGGAACGCACACCGCGTATTGGAATGCGAACCCCGAAGCTCAGCATCATCCTGCAATCGGACGGGTCTTGGCGTTGATTCATGACACCCATGCTTCAACAGACCTCTCACTGGATGGTCTTGCGGAAGAAGCGGGGCTTAGCAAGTACCATTTGCTGAGACTGTTTCGGACGGTGA encodes the following:
- a CDS encoding YetF domain-containing protein; amino-acid sequence: MQFDWWDILSRVALAFLLVLLATRTLGKKMLQGLSYLDFMASITLGALTGAIVLDHNLTIADLILAISSFTGLVLIMSFFQLKIRRVRRLLSGLPLEVIHDGKILERELRKSRMTMELLMQQLRIQGVFNIEDVKQAYLETNGKLSVLLRPQALPLTLGDFLSPDPRLPEQRHPVELIVDGEVLTHNLERWGFNLAWLLQELERQGARDSADVAYAILTSQNKLYVDLYRDDLQM
- a CDS encoding helix-turn-helix domain-containing protein produces the protein MRYLNLELGRSKIMLTQFDPHGSDPKLHGHGDEFQISIPLIGVPLLEHGDAPKVAKLPDYGRFITAPGELHRHFAGEGASRLLLINFKQRFLEDVLQDRLHHLPTSLEFAPWSEGPNDAFRKLAERLMKVSMAGPFDVETQEVELELAQVLLSAQPGTHTAYWNANPEAQHHPAIGRVLALIHDTHASTDLSLDGLAEEAGLSKYHLLRLFRTVIGRTPGQYLAEVRLERAEGLLAETELDVTTVCFDVGYGSLSSMERAFKQKYGMSPTEYRRQKRGS
- a CDS encoding MDR family MFS transporter, coding for MEGKLSSLHPVAWLVVVGTFLSRGVYFMTIPFLAIYLHDVQGLEASSVGAILGAGLLVGTVSSFVGGWLSDRWGRFPVMVGSVLAMVLVFVGFALATETWVFLVCSMLNGLFRNLFEPAARALLADVTPQEQHLRVFSVRYFAINLGASLGPLVGVYAGSTVSTTPFTMTAGVYLLYGTLISCAMIGKKQSVRPAAQDLPKKVTVREALRVVLRDRVFRNLLIGQAFVCTAYSHLDSTLGQYLGVSPDFSNGVQWFSYLLVANAVGVLVLQAPVSKWASRFSPMRAVTLGGVSFVLSLVCFGVFQSLWLLIFGMLLFTVGEILCFVVSEVAVADLAPEGLRGVYFGATGLQFLGQSLGPWAGGLLLDGFGYDHGAVVFGILAGLTLLALPFYRAGEKSLRKGDLEHEPYTSTL
- a CDS encoding DUF4931 domain-containing protein, whose translation is MNHTHLHFDSMLGRQKPNSIMNRTTACPFCDRDSLEDVIAEQDSIILLKNKFPVLRDTLQTVLIETDQCESDLWQYDREHLHKLIRFGVEQWEAMEATGEFRSVIFYKNHGPLSGGSIRHPHMQIVGLKHLDYRTHVTWEQFEGLVIDQQPGVELNVSTKPRVGFFEWNVILRDRSQMDSWADYIQMTVDYVMNHFNKNCNSYNLFFYELDGTLLCKIVPRFPTTPLFVGYSIPHVSENIVDHVKLMQERYL
- the recQ gene encoding DNA helicase RecQ — its product is MLQHATELLKKYYGYDSFRKGQESIIDNILTGHDTLGIMPTGGGKSICYQIPALCFDGITLVISPLISLMKDQVDALHSIGIPAAYINSSLSQAEADNTLRAARSGAYKLLYVAPERLDTERFRSELQMLPVSMLAIDEAHCISQWGHDFRPSYLAVPKILDLLPERPRVTAFTATATPEVTRDITRLLGIAGSDVFVTGFNRENLRFAILRGENKRDFTLDYLRRNRDQSGVIYAATRKEVDQLYETLTASGFAVGKYHAGLTDEEKSKWQDQFLYDDVRIMVATNAFGMGIDKSNVRYVLHVNMPKNMESYYQEAGRAGRDGEPSECILLYHAQDVQLQKFLIEQSVSSPERKAGEYKKLQSMIDFCHTTQCLRNAILEYFEDEIPEPCGICSNCRDDRELRDMTREAQMIFSCIRRMRERFGAALVAQVLKGSANKKVKQFNFDELPTYGLMKQYKEKEISDLIHVLTAEGYLALSEGQYPVVRLEPKAVLVLQGQEQVFQRVQPVRETVYQRDDTLFERLRNLRKEISQHEKVPPYIIFADSTLREMADTCPTDEPSLRRIKGVGEAKVAKYGELFLELLQAYAREKGFQPSAGGGGETSSSGSGSGTASASDETPSHMITYDLFQAGLDVDAICTERNLKAQTVQDHIIRAVTEGHEIDWTRIVSAEHEPLIHTAIEDLGAEKLRPLKDALPEEVDYFAIKAVICKRTL
- a CDS encoding SRPBCC family protein, whose product is MKATATKILPHGIHEVFTFVSNPDTMHRWVDGVSNPRRTSDAELGVGLTFATHYAFNGRQAEIDYVITEFEAPHRYGIKATSGPFPFASEVLLEEVPEGTSMTYTIDAGSDSKATSVIFALFGPLLRKAMVKRLHRQLEDLKALV
- a CDS encoding NAD(P)H-binding protein — encoded protein: MKLLILGATGRVGRELVRLALQDGNEVVALVRSEEKAEWLREQMQPRHFIEASGSAEGFGSAEAFGSAEAFGGTEAFGGTEAFGSAEAFGSAESVGSAESVEVVREVLGLGFVVGDARSREDVTRAMTGVDAVLCSLNTDGGTVLSESMAVILDVMRELRVKRIVSVGTAGILQARSEPHLLRYRSSETRRTSTAAAEDHERAYRLLASSEPELAWTLVCPTYLPEGPATGTYRVERDALPESGMRITTGDTAEFTYHLLQSTDFLRCRVGIAE
- a CDS encoding serine hydrolase domain-containing protein is translated as MLSHNTLAKLDSMVESHMQKNHITGAAVAVVSGDEILYARGYGQESILADSPAVTADTLFRIASVTKPLTGTMILQLVERGVLDLDMPIRTYLPWLELSEPGAAELLTLRLLLSHRSGFPTGGEPMGSRDPEGLERYVREYVPTIPLMSAPGVGYHYSNHNLNLAGYVAEAVTGTHFSKLMQELVFEPLEMTNTTFDPLVALSSPLARPHVRKADGTWEVSRTFLEGVANYPAWYCMSSANDLAKFARFHLQGGSIPSQMQAPQTPGYRVSDFACGLTWFRDSKRGKVRFYHFGQFSNQYESLLVFSPEDQIGLVVLGNGDQLYGLGLEMFDVLRFGEVVPEPEPVVDESAANSAEWPHYVGTYFSNLHGPVEVLTEGHDLLLNIHGEKMTLSPLRERVYFTQNADGALYSVGFPVEDESPVRGIILNGHVRGRREIPVYEANPAEWADWIGVYDDTVEQYEVDVRDGKLSVADSGREHEFEALAKDVFLSKTQGLIRFAYFGEEKQPTLVFHEAWRYRKVR